AGAGCCTACAGCAAACTGGGTTAAGCCTTTTCTCAAAGATCACCCATCCCCACATATCTCTCCCCTACAAAATCCCAGTTCTCCCAGGTTTTCTGAGCTCAGAAGACCTACCCAGAAAGGAATCCAGGAAGGAGCCCCTCATCCCACCTCAGCCCTTTCCCACTGCAGGCAGGTAGAGGGCTTTCCCAAAACACAGCAGGGACGCCAGGCTGAGTCCCCCAGTTGCATATAGGGAAGGATGCTGCCCCTCAATCAGGTGTGCTGACCCTCCATGGCTCCTGCCCTGAAGCATGAGAACCAGGCAATAGATTGAATCAATGGGGGCCTGAAACGGACATTTCTCTTGGTCCTGAGCCCTGGGCAGTGTTGGGCACATCTACTATTCTCTTCTAAAGCAGCATGTTTGGAACTCCATCCTTGGTGGAGGTGGAAAGATTCTTCAGGTTTCACCAATGAGTCCAGAACTTTTTCCTGTCCCTGCTTGCTCAACAGACATTGCTACCCAAGCCCTagagcactgggaggcagagtccACATCCTGCTGGTGGACCCCAAATGGGGCACTTCCTCCACAGATCAGATCTATCCCTGTCACTGTAGCTGGTGGGAAGTGCCACTTCACTGGATGATAACCCAAATTTGGGAAGTGACCCCAAATTCCATGAGTGCCATGTACCAGAGGATATAGAAAACCTCAGAACTTTATGGGCAGCCCTTATGTATATTCCTGTCATAACACTTGGCTGAGGGGCATTTTACTCCAttcaaataaaaatcacacacagaggtagCTCCCTCAGTGCTGACAGCTCAAGCCTCAGTAGCTAGAGCCTTATGGTCCCAGTCTTTGAAAGCTAGGTCCTCAATCACAGCAATTCTGTGCCTTCAAAGGTGGGGGCCCTGTAGCCAGTGTCACAGCTCCAAAGCTGATGAGGTCCTCTGTTACCTAAACCAGAGGCTTTCCTGAAGAGCCAGGTACCGGCAaaatgtggaaagagaaaaattctcAGCTTCTCTCTGCCCTTGCCTGTAACACTGTTCCAGGCAGGGAatgtacacacgtacatacaGCAGCCAATGGGAGACATCCTGCAGCTGTCCCCATCGCCAGGGCTTCGGGGCTCCGGCATAGAAGTCCGTGAAAACAGTCAGTCAATTCAAaacctctccctctttccctcctctcccctcctttctgaTGGTCTCCAGCTCATGGCAAAtctcctgcctcggtctctcaagtgctgagattataggtatgagtcaccacacccagttaaAACATGTTTACTTCCTATTTAAACCTTTTGaacaatttaatttctttttttttttttttgagtgaaagCTCATGATTTTATTGTCTTCAAAACAAGGTCAGCTTAGAACTGGATCACTTGGCCTTTTCTCTTCTTATCACCTCCCAGTTCACAATGCTTGCATCTCGTAATAGCCAGCATCCTCTTGGATCTGCAGTTGGGCTCCACACATTCCAGTCTCAGCACAATCTTCTTTGTAGTTTTCGCCTTTTTGCAGAAAATAGGCTTAGTCTGCCCACCATAGCCACTCTGTTTCCTGTCATAACACCGCTTTCCCTGGGCATACAAAGAATCTTTGCCCTTCTTGTACTGGGTCACTTTGTGGGGTTGGTGCTTGCCACATTTCTTGCAGAATGTCCAGCGGGTCTTAGGAACGTTCACCATGTTGGCAGGTGTTATATTGGCACAGAAAGCTGAACAATTTCAAAACCCAAAATCTGTCCACAGTTGGACCCTGGAATGCAACACTCTTTTGAGAAAACTGTGCCCACTCCAGAGTGTGACCACTgtccttattttcttttgaaaaaaaaatgttatttgtatatactacatacatgcagtgcccaaggaagccagaagaggttcCAGTATTGCTtgcccttggagctggagttacaggtcccCTGAAAAAGTGGCAAGCACTCCTCTCCACTTAGCCATTGCACCATCCTGTCGTCTCTCTTAATTCCCATGCTTCAATATTTGTGAACGTTTTTTCTAAGTAAACACAACATTGGCCTACACTGCAATTCTTTCCTGCAGTGACGAATCCTAGCTTCACCTGAGCAGAGTCTGGAAGTGCTCCATGAGCTGCTGGAGGCAGGGGTGGCAGAGACAGCACTTGCCTGTGTATggtgcctcctgggtgctggaaccGTGGGAGATTTAGAGCTGAAGAAACCTCAGCCTGAAGTGGGAGAGGACCAGAGGAGCAGTAATTCAGACACACCATCGAGAGTGACTCCTAGCCCAGATCAGGAAGTGAATccaggacggggggggggggggggggctccagaACACAGGACTGCAGTTTCACAGCAGGGTAGGCTGGGGCTGCAGCCCCTCCACACTCTGGACTCTGCCCTTCGCTATGCGGTCCTCACTGCCAGGTAACATTTTCCTCCCATAAAGCCTGGTTTCTCTCAGCTGGACTCATAAATCTGCTAATGACCCCTGAAGGCCAGCCTTGTGTCCCTTAAGCAGACATCTGAGGCCCTTTGTTAGGCAAGTCCAGCTACCTACCCCACCCCCTACCTCCCATTGTACACACATGGATGTGGCTTCTTTGCCTCCTCACACCATCCCAACAGCGCTTTCTCCAGTTCACCAGGTGTCCCATCTGCCCATCAGGGCCCTGGGCTCCAGGCCTGCTCTACCTGTGTGACCCCTAGCATTTACCTCACCTCACAGCTGCCCGAGAAGTTATCTCCTGCAGACATTCATTTCTCCCTCTACTGGGATGAGTGTGTGTTTCTCTCATGGGAACTTGCCTGGGTTTATGAGGACAAGTGGATCAACCTCCCTCAACAGCCAGAGCCAACAAGATCCAGAAATGCGGGGACAATGGACCAGAGTAGAGCGTCGAATAGTGACCTCCAAGAGAACTGACCCCTGTGAATGCAAGCCAGCTACACAAGGGTCTTTGCAAATGTCAGTGTAGAACCTCAGCGCGAAGCCACTTGGAGTAGCGTAGACTCCTAGGACAGTTTATTCCCAAAAGACACAGATATCACAGGCCTGGTCCCAAGTCCTGGTATTAGAAGCTGTGGAACCCTTAGGAGGAGCCGAATGTCAGAAACTGGGGTGACTGGGAATGTACCATCAGACTGTGGGACTGTGGGACCCAGaccttcctcattctctttacttcctgcccaTGCAGTGAGTGGTTTTGCTCTTGCCACCAACTCAAAAACTGAGAGACTGCTCTGTGGCCTCACCAGCGGGCTACCCAGCTCCTCACTCATCAACTAAAGGAGCGCTTCTCACCACACGCCCACACTGTCTCTGGTTTCCCTTGTGGACCAGGAGCAAGTCCAGCTGGATCCCCAGCCAGGATGTGTGGTGTACGATAGGCTCCCCTAAAGGACTcggaaaacaagacaaagaagtCACAGCGTGTAACTGCTCTTAGCTGTGCTACCCACAAGCACCATTTGGGGGACTTTTTCTTTCAGAAGTTAATTATTCTCATGCTTAGAATTTATTTCCACCTGGGTCCCAAACCAAAGGCCACAGCACAAAGCGGGGCTGTTGTGGAAGCTGAGGCTCCTGCAGAGGCCACACCGGGGTCAGAATCAACGGCACTGCCTTGGGCAGGGAACCAGCAGAAGGCTATTTCTGAAGCCATAAAGGCTCTTAATGCCCTGCACTGCAATTAATAAATATCATTGTTGATAGACAGGAACAAAACCCGCCTTCACTTCTTGATTTGGTGGCCCGTTGGTGAAGCACTTACGAACAGGCTCagccaacatacacacataatggCTTTAATTACATCCTGTGAATTTATTTTTCCAGAGAGAAATATTTCTGAGGGGAAATGTCCATAAAAGCAGCTTTAGCAgagtgtggttgtgtgtgcattTCCTTTAGGAAATCTGTTTAGTTTAAATCCCAGCTTAAGGGCACAAAGACAGGGGACCCAGAACAGCCTGCTGACAGCCCAGAGGGGGTGGTGTCTGGGGCCACTGTGCCCTTTGCTCTTTGCCCCTGAGATGACTCTCTCAGTTCTGCACTCAGTAATTCAGACTTATTCTTAGGAGAACGAAGGGGGCTATGCTTTCACGGTTGCATGCTGGGCACTGTTGTCCTCCCAGGTGAGACCCCTCCCGGTTAGTAGGACGAGGACAAC
This genomic window from Chionomys nivalis chromosome 2, mChiNiv1.1, whole genome shotgun sequence contains:
- the LOC130870264 gene encoding 60S ribosomal protein L36a-like, with amino-acid sequence MVNVPKTRWTFCKKCGKHQPHKVTQYKKGKDSLYAQGKRCYDRKQSGYGGQTKPIFCKKAKTTKKIVLRLECVEPNCRSKRMLAITRCKHCELGGDKKRKGQVIQF